Within the Pseudarthrobacter sp. W1I19 genome, the region CCGGGCCTGGGTGGAGGGGCAGGGGGACCTGGGGGCGAAGGCGGAACTGCCGCCCCTTCGGGCAGGGTCCGGGGCCTGTCTTCCCCCACAGGATCCTGAGCCATCGGCCCCTACTTCAGCCCGTCCGCGTCGTGTTCGTCGGTTTCGTGCTTGTCCTTGCCGCCGGTAGTGCCGTTGCCTTGGTTTTTCGCCTTGGCATCCAGTTCCTCCTTGAGCTTCTTCAGGCGCTCCGCTTCCGCCTGGTTGCGCCGGCGGGATTCGAGGTTGCGGAGGAAGTCCGGATCATCGTCCGGAGCGGTGGGATGGCGCTGGCTCTGCTGGGGGGAGGTGCCGCGTGGCCGGCCGATCAGGAGCCAGAGAATGG harbors:
- a CDS encoding PLD nuclease N-terminal domain-containing protein — protein: MLLRVALAVAVLVIFVYGLVDVIRTDGRLTRGISKPAWIVVMIVLPVIGAILWLLIGRPRGTSPQQSQRHPTAPDDDPDFLRNLESRRRNQAEAERLKKLKEELDAKAKNQGNGTTGGKDKHETDEHDADGLK